A single region of the Pseudomonas sp. B21-023 genome encodes:
- a CDS encoding NAD(P)-dependent oxidoreductase, which produces MRILVTGASGFIGGRFARFALEQGLEVRVNGRRAEGVEHLVKRGAQFIPGDLGDAELARRLCQGMDAVVHCAGAVGTWGRYQDFHQGNVVLTENVVEGCIKEHVRRLVHLSSPSIYFTGRSRLDIREDQVPRRFHDHYAQTKHLAEQKVFGAQEFGLEVLALRPRFVTGAGDASIFPRLMRMQAKGRVAIIGNGLNKVDFTSVHNLNEALLSALFAEDQALGQAYNISNGQPLPLWDVVNYVMRRMQLPQVTRYRSPGLAYSLAALNEGACLLWPGRPQPTLSRTAVQVMSTDFTLDISRARQYLDYRPGTDVWSALDEFCNWWQAQPGQR; this is translated from the coding sequence ATGCGAATTCTGGTCACCGGCGCGAGCGGCTTCATCGGCGGGCGCTTTGCGCGCTTCGCCCTGGAGCAAGGCCTTGAGGTGCGGGTCAACGGCCGGCGGGCGGAGGGCGTGGAGCATCTGGTCAAGCGCGGGGCGCAGTTCATCCCCGGCGACCTGGGTGATGCCGAACTGGCCCGGCGCCTGTGCCAGGGGATGGACGCGGTGGTGCATTGTGCGGGAGCGGTGGGCACCTGGGGACGCTACCAGGACTTCCACCAGGGCAATGTGGTGCTCACCGAGAACGTGGTCGAGGGCTGTATCAAGGAGCATGTACGGCGCCTGGTGCACCTGTCGTCGCCGTCGATCTACTTCACCGGCCGCTCGCGCCTGGACATCCGCGAAGACCAGGTCCCACGCCGCTTCCACGACCACTACGCGCAGACCAAGCACCTGGCCGAGCAGAAGGTGTTCGGCGCCCAGGAGTTCGGCCTGGAGGTGCTGGCGTTGCGGCCGCGCTTCGTCACCGGGGCCGGCGACGCGAGCATCTTCCCACGGCTGATGCGCATGCAGGCGAAGGGGCGTGTGGCGATCATCGGCAATGGCCTGAACAAGGTCGATTTCACCAGTGTGCACAACCTCAACGAGGCACTGCTCAGCGCGCTGTTCGCCGAGGACCAGGCCTTGGGCCAGGCCTACAACATCAGCAACGGCCAGCCGCTGCCGCTGTGGGATGTGGTCAACTACGTCATGCGCCGCATGCAGCTGCCCCAGGTCACCCGCTATCGCTCACCCGGCCTGGCGTACAGCCTGGCGGCGCTCAACGAAGGCGCCTGCCTGCTCTGGCCCGGACGCCCGCAGCCGACCCTGAGCCGCACCGCGGTGCAGGTGATGAGCACGGATTTCACCCTCGATATCAGCCGCGCCCGCCAGTATCTGGACTACCGGCCAGGCACCGATGTGTGGTCGGCGCTGGATGAATTCTGCAACTGGTGGCAGGCACAACCAGGGCAGCGCTGA
- a CDS encoding superoxide dismutase: MAFELPPLPYAHDALQPHISKETLEFHHDKHHNTYVVNLNNLVPGTEFEGKTLEEIVKSSSGGIFNNAAQVWNHTFYWNCLSPNGGGQPTGALADAITAAFGSFDKFKEEFTKTSVGTFGSGWGWLVKKADGSLALASTIGAGCPLTSGDTPLLTCDVWEHAYYIDYRNLRPKYVEAFWNLVNWKFVAEQFEGKTFKA, translated from the coding sequence ATGGCTTTTGAATTGCCGCCGCTGCCGTACGCCCACGATGCCCTGCAGCCGCACATCTCCAAGGAAACCCTGGAGTTTCACCACGACAAGCACCACAACACCTATGTCGTGAACCTGAATAACCTGGTCCCAGGCACCGAATTCGAAGGCAAGACCCTGGAAGAGATCGTCAAGAGCTCTTCGGGCGGCATCTTCAACAACGCAGCCCAAGTCTGGAACCACACCTTCTACTGGAACTGCCTGTCGCCAAACGGCGGTGGCCAACCGACCGGTGCCCTGGCTGACGCCATCACCGCTGCCTTCGGTTCCTTCGACAAGTTCAAGGAAGAGTTCACCAAGACTTCGGTCGGCACCTTCGGTTCCGGCTGGGGCTGGCTGGTGAAGAAGGCCGACGGTTCCCTGGCCCTGGCCAGCACCATCGGCGCCGGCTGCCCGCTGACCAGCGGCGACACCCCGCTGCTGACCTGCGACGTCTGGGAACACGCCTATTACATCGACTACCGCAACCTGCGTCCGAAGTACGTCGAGGCGTTCTGGAACCTGGTCAACTGGAAGTTCGTTGCCGAGCAGTTCGAAGGTAAGACCTTCAAGGCCTGA
- a CDS encoding ATPase — protein MRNDAHEDFDDVPSLRAGTPDDDELLPAHVARSRQKAARPRSNGPLWTLLGAAFIALAGLGWWSFQQLALMEQQLVATQESFARISEEAAGRLQVISGKVDASESSNSTGSEALKLQIRQLQASLAEQGKQQLGVAGQAGDLGKRLEQVLADTREQQKVVTELQSQLQAQLKAVNAELAALKSGQVDGGKLDGQLKSLSNDVAALKKQGNPSAAIESLEQDMLVLKSQVDNRSAPTAGGASVQEFDAFRGQVTRSISTLQSQIQNLQQQINARP, from the coding sequence ATGCGTAACGACGCCCATGAAGATTTTGACGACGTGCCCTCCTTGCGTGCCGGCACTCCCGATGACGACGAACTGCTGCCCGCCCATGTCGCCCGCAGCCGCCAGAAGGCGGCACGGCCGCGCAGCAATGGCCCGCTGTGGACGTTGCTGGGCGCCGCTTTCATCGCCCTGGCCGGGCTTGGCTGGTGGAGCTTCCAGCAGCTCGCGCTGATGGAGCAGCAACTGGTCGCGACTCAGGAAAGCTTTGCCCGTATCAGTGAAGAGGCCGCCGGCCGCCTGCAGGTGATCAGCGGCAAGGTCGACGCCAGTGAATCCAGCAACAGTACGGGCAGCGAGGCATTGAAGTTGCAGATTCGCCAGTTGCAGGCTTCCCTGGCCGAGCAGGGCAAGCAGCAGCTGGGCGTTGCCGGCCAGGCGGGAGACCTGGGCAAGCGCCTTGAGCAGGTGCTGGCCGATACCCGTGAACAGCAGAAGGTGGTCACCGAACTGCAAAGCCAGTTGCAGGCGCAACTCAAGGCCGTCAATGCCGAGCTGGCTGCGCTCAAGTCGGGGCAGGTGGACGGCGGTAAGCTCGATGGCCAGCTAAAGAGCCTGAGCAACGACGTGGCGGCGCTGAAGAAACAGGGCAACCCGAGTGCCGCCATCGAGAGCCTGGAGCAAGATATGCTGGTGCTCAAGAGCCAGGTGGACAATCGTTCGGCGCCCACCGCCGGTGGCGCATCGGTGCAGGAATTCGATGCCTTCCGCGGGCAGGTAACGCGCAGTATCAGCACGCTGCAAAGCCAGATCCAGAACCTGCAGCAGCAGATCAACGCACGCCCGTGA
- a CDS encoding imelysin family protein gives MIRMPLASASLLAIAIALAGCGEGKDDKAAAPQAQAPAAASTTTAAPGAVDEAAAKAVVKHYAEMVHAVYSDSLSTAKQLQTAVDAFLAKPDDQTLKAARDAWVASRVPYLQSEVFRFGNTIIDDWEGQVNAWPLDEGLIDYVDKSYEHALGNPAANANIIANTEIQVGEDKIDVKDITPEKLASLNELGGSEANVATGYHAIEFLLWGQDLNGTGPGAGNRPASDYLEGKGATGGHNDRRRAYLKAATDLLVKDLEEMVGNWAPNVADNYRASLEKEPANDGLRKMLFGIGSLSLGELAGERMKVSLEANSPEDEHDCFSDNTHYSHFYDAKGIRNVYLGEYTRVDGSKLSGPSLSSLVAKADPATDATLKADLEATEAKIQVIVDHAFKGEHYDQLIAADNAAGNQIVRDAIASLVKQTGAIEQAAGKLGIDNLNPDTADHEF, from the coding sequence ATGATTCGAATGCCTCTGGCCTCCGCCAGTCTGCTGGCCATCGCCATCGCCCTCGCCGGTTGCGGCGAAGGCAAGGACGACAAGGCCGCCGCACCGCAAGCCCAGGCACCTGCCGCTGCCAGCACCACCACCGCGGCACCAGGGGCTGTCGATGAAGCCGCCGCCAAGGCCGTGGTCAAGCACTACGCCGAGATGGTCCATGCCGTGTACAGCGACTCGCTGAGCACCGCCAAGCAGTTGCAGACCGCCGTCGACGCCTTCCTCGCCAAGCCCGACGACCAGACCCTCAAAGCCGCCCGGGACGCCTGGGTCGCCTCGCGCGTGCCGTACCTGCAGAGCGAAGTATTCCGCTTCGGCAACACCATCATCGATGACTGGGAAGGCCAGGTGAACGCCTGGCCCCTGGATGAAGGCCTGATCGACTACGTCGACAAGAGCTACGAGCACGCCCTGGGCAACCCGGCGGCCAACGCCAACATCATCGCCAACACCGAGATCCAGGTGGGCGAAGACAAGATCGACGTCAAGGACATCACCCCCGAGAAGCTGGCCAGCCTGAACGAGCTGGGCGGCTCCGAAGCCAACGTTGCCACCGGCTACCACGCCATCGAATTCCTGCTCTGGGGCCAGGACCTCAACGGCACCGGCCCAGGCGCGGGCAACCGCCCGGCCTCCGACTACCTCGAAGGCAAAGGTGCCACCGGCGGGCACAACGACCGTCGTCGTGCCTACCTGAAGGCGGCCACCGACCTGCTGGTCAAGGACCTCGAGGAAATGGTCGGCAACTGGGCGCCGAACGTCGCCGACAACTACCGCGCCAGCCTGGAAAAAGAGCCGGCCAACGATGGCCTGCGCAAGATGCTGTTCGGCATTGGCAGCCTGTCGCTGGGCGAACTGGCGGGCGAGCGCATGAAGGTCTCGCTGGAGGCCAACTCGCCGGAAGACGAACACGACTGCTTCAGCGACAACACCCACTACTCGCACTTCTACGACGCCAAGGGCATCCGCAACGTCTACTTGGGCGAATATACCCGTGTCGACGGCAGCAAGCTGAGCGGCCCGAGCCTGTCGTCGCTGGTGGCCAAGGCCGACCCCGCCACCGACGCCACCCTCAAAGCCGACCTGGAAGCCACCGAAGCCAAGATCCAGGTGATCGTCGACCACGCGTTCAAGGGCGAGCACTACGACCAACTGATCGCCGCCGACAATGCCGCCGGCAACCAGATCGTGCGTGATGCCATCGCCTCCCTGGTCAAGCAGACCGGCGCGATCGAGCAGGCCGCGGGCAAGCTGGGCATCGACAACCTGAACCCGGACACCGCCGATCACGAATTCTGA
- a CDS encoding autotransporter outer membrane beta-barrel domain-containing protein has protein sequence MPLSVAVGLFSAMAGTGLAEAKDLDGQDETVSTPVSDDYTLRNGSNLLITASGSTDGITALSGSTVTVNGGQVTTSGTRVGIAMREGTQASLDGATVTGGTNGYGVSASTTSTIVAKGSTISGGSGAALSQGSVLELIGSSLTGTRRMGAYLNGSTLIASGGSVISGKTNGLNVTQDLAADGGGGSQVKLDGSKVMSETGSAILVRAASDGTIGTATIEVSNGSELVGGNGTILEVTRGMSTDFTADNSQLSGDVVVDGTSSANLVLRNNASLRGNLVNVQSLALESGGRWILTKDGEVGDLTLDNGTVDFTDRDTMTGFKTLTVDNLKGSGIFVMDIDLASGTGDMLKVTGAAEGNHQLSIASTGVDPVEGQAPHRIIETGGGDATFGLLHDIDFGTFLYTLEKGDGEDNWYLKQKPGNVLTPSAHAVLGMFSAAPTVWYGELSSLRSRMGELRLGQGQGLWMRSYGNRYNLSAGSAVAYQQDQNGVSFGADGALPGYDGRWLLGVMGGYSESNLDYSLGSSGKIKSYYVGAYSTWMTDSGYYIDAVLKYNRLRNRNDVVMSDGRKTKGEYHNDGLGASVEVGRHFKLDDGWYVEPFTQLSALWVDGDSYTLDNGLRAESDGANSLLGKVGAQVGRSLALDNGSVLQPYLKVAAAHEFINSNKVKINDNHFTNDLSGTRGEVAVGLVAQVSEVLQLHGEFQYSNGEHIEQPYGVNLGLRYNF, from the coding sequence ATGCCCTTGAGCGTTGCGGTGGGCCTGTTCAGTGCCATGGCCGGGACGGGGCTGGCCGAGGCGAAGGACCTCGATGGCCAGGATGAAACGGTCAGCACGCCCGTCTCGGACGATTACACCCTGAGAAATGGATCGAACCTGCTGATCACGGCCAGTGGTAGTACTGATGGGATCACCGCGTTGAGCGGTTCGACGGTCACAGTGAACGGTGGGCAGGTAACGACATCCGGTACGAGGGTGGGCATTGCAATGCGCGAAGGTACCCAGGCGTCACTTGACGGGGCGACGGTCACCGGCGGAACGAACGGCTACGGGGTCAGTGCGAGCACTACCTCCACCATTGTCGCCAAGGGCAGCACGATCAGTGGCGGCAGCGGCGCGGCACTCAGCCAAGGTAGCGTGCTTGAGCTCATAGGCAGCTCATTGACCGGCACCCGGCGAATGGGCGCCTACCTCAATGGCTCAACCTTGATCGCCTCTGGCGGTAGCGTCATCAGCGGTAAGACCAATGGCCTGAATGTAACCCAGGACCTGGCCGCCGACGGAGGTGGCGGCTCGCAGGTGAAGCTGGATGGTTCCAAGGTCATGAGTGAAACCGGAAGCGCCATATTGGTTCGGGCTGCCAGCGACGGGACCATCGGCACGGCAACCATCGAGGTAAGCAACGGCAGCGAGTTGGTAGGTGGCAACGGCACGATCCTTGAGGTCACCAGAGGCATGAGCACTGACTTCACGGCCGATAACAGTCAGTTGTCCGGCGACGTGGTGGTCGATGGCACCAGCAGCGCCAACCTGGTACTGCGCAACAATGCCTCGCTCAGGGGTAACCTGGTCAATGTCCAGAGCCTGGCCCTGGAGAGCGGTGGCCGCTGGATCCTGACCAAGGATGGCGAGGTTGGCGACCTGACGCTCGACAATGGCACGGTCGATTTCACCGATCGGGACACAATGACTGGCTTCAAGACCCTGACGGTAGACAACCTCAAGGGCTCGGGCATCTTCGTGATGGACATCGACCTGGCCAGCGGCACCGGCGACATGCTGAAAGTCACTGGTGCGGCAGAGGGCAATCATCAACTGAGCATTGCCAGCACCGGTGTCGATCCGGTGGAAGGGCAGGCGCCGCACCGCATCATCGAGACCGGTGGGGGCGACGCCACCTTCGGCCTGTTGCACGATATCGATTTCGGCACCTTCCTCTACACCTTGGAAAAAGGCGACGGCGAGGACAACTGGTACCTGAAGCAGAAGCCCGGCAACGTGCTGACTCCGAGCGCCCATGCGGTGCTGGGCATGTTCAGCGCCGCGCCGACCGTTTGGTATGGTGAACTGTCGTCGCTGCGCAGCCGCATGGGCGAACTGCGCCTGGGCCAGGGCCAGGGCTTGTGGATGCGCAGCTATGGCAACCGCTACAACCTGTCGGCGGGCAGCGCCGTGGCCTACCAGCAGGACCAGAACGGTGTGAGCTTCGGCGCCGACGGCGCCTTGCCTGGCTACGATGGCCGTTGGTTGCTCGGGGTGATGGGCGGTTACAGCGAGTCGAACCTGGATTACAGCCTCGGCTCTTCCGGCAAGATCAAAAGCTACTATGTCGGCGCCTACAGCACCTGGATGACCGACAGTGGTTACTACATCGACGCGGTGCTCAAGTACAACCGCTTGCGTAACCGCAACGATGTGGTGATGAGCGATGGCCGCAAGACCAAGGGCGAGTATCACAACGACGGCCTCGGGGCCTCGGTTGAGGTTGGCCGGCACTTCAAGCTGGATGATGGCTGGTATGTCGAACCGTTCACCCAGCTGTCCGCTTTGTGGGTCGATGGCGACAGCTACACCCTGGACAACGGCCTGCGGGCCGAGAGCGATGGCGCCAACTCGTTGCTCGGCAAGGTCGGTGCGCAGGTCGGGCGCAGCCTGGCGCTGGACAACGGCAGTGTCCTGCAGCCTTACCTGAAAGTCGCGGCGGCCCACGAGTTCATCAACAGCAACAAGGTGAAGATCAACGACAACCACTTCACCAACGACCTCTCCGGCACCCGTGGCGAGGTGGCCGTGGGCCTGGTGGCGCAGGTCTCGGAAGTGCTGCAGCTGCACGGCGAGTTCCAGTACAGCAATGGCGAGCATATCGAGCAGCCGTACGGGGTCAACCTGGGGTTGCGCTACAACTTCTGA
- a CDS encoding bifunctional diguanylate cyclase/phosphodiesterase, whose translation MKLEFRNSLSVKLLRVVLLSALAVGVVLSCAQIVYDAYKTRQSVNNDAQRILDMFRDPSTQAVYSLDREMGMQVMEGLFQDGSVRMASIGHPNETMLAEKSRPLQDMSMRWLTDLILGQERTYTTQLVGRGPYSEYYGDLSITLDTCAYGEGFLVNAVIIFISGVLRALAMGLVLYLVYHWLLTKPLSKIIEHLTQINPDRPSQHQIPLLKGHERNELGIWVNTANQLLASIERNTHLRHEAENSLQRMAQYDFLTGLPNRQQLQQQLDKILVDGGRLQRRVAVLCVGLDDFKGINEQFSYQVGDQLLLALADRLRAHSGRLGALARLGGDQFALVQANIEQPYEAAELAQSILDDLEAPFDLDHQQIRLRATIGITLFPEDGDSTEKLLQKAEQTMTLAKARSRNRYQFYIASVDSEMRRRRELEKDLREALTRNQLYLVYQPQISYRDHRVVGVEALLRWQHPELGMVPPDQFIPLAEQNGSIISIGEWVLDQACRQLRDWHDQGFSELRMAVNLSTVQLHHNELPRVVNNLLQAYRLPPRSLELEVTETGLMEDISTAAQHLLSLRRSGALIAIDDFGTGYSSLSYLKSLPLDKIKIDKSFVQDLLDDDDDATIVRAIIQLGKSLGMQVIAEGVETAEQETYIIAQGCHEGQGYHYSKPLSARELTNFLKQAQRNQVSAL comes from the coding sequence TTGAAGCTGGAATTCCGAAACAGCTTATCGGTCAAGTTGCTGAGGGTCGTACTGCTCTCGGCATTGGCTGTCGGCGTCGTACTCAGCTGTGCGCAGATCGTCTATGACGCCTACAAGACCCGCCAGTCCGTGAACAACGACGCCCAGCGCATCCTCGACATGTTCCGCGACCCCTCGACGCAGGCGGTGTACAGCCTCGATCGGGAGATGGGCATGCAAGTGATGGAAGGCCTGTTCCAGGACGGCTCGGTGCGCATGGCCTCCATCGGCCACCCCAACGAAACCATGCTCGCGGAAAAATCCCGGCCACTGCAGGACATGTCCATGCGCTGGCTGACCGACCTGATCCTCGGCCAGGAGCGCACCTACACCACGCAGTTGGTCGGCCGCGGCCCCTACAGTGAATACTACGGCGACCTGAGCATCACCCTCGACACCTGCGCCTATGGCGAGGGTTTCCTGGTCAACGCGGTGATCATCTTCATCTCCGGCGTGCTGCGCGCCCTGGCCATGGGCCTGGTGCTGTACCTGGTGTACCACTGGCTGTTGACCAAGCCGCTGTCGAAGATCATCGAGCACCTGACGCAAATCAACCCCGACCGCCCCAGCCAGCACCAGATCCCCCTGCTCAAGGGGCACGAGCGCAACGAACTGGGCATCTGGGTCAACACCGCCAACCAGTTGCTGGCCTCCATCGAACGCAACACCCACCTGCGCCACGAGGCCGAGAACAGCCTGCAGCGCATGGCCCAGTACGATTTTCTCACCGGCCTGCCCAATCGCCAGCAACTGCAACAGCAACTGGACAAGATCCTCGTCGACGGTGGCCGCCTGCAGCGCCGCGTCGCCGTGCTGTGCGTGGGTCTGGACGACTTCAAAGGCATCAACGAGCAGTTCAGCTACCAGGTCGGCGACCAGCTGCTGCTGGCCCTGGCCGACCGCCTGCGCGCGCACAGCGGCCGCCTCGGCGCCCTGGCGCGATTGGGCGGCGACCAGTTCGCCCTGGTCCAGGCCAATATAGAGCAGCCCTACGAAGCCGCCGAGTTGGCCCAGAGCATCCTCGACGACCTCGAGGCACCCTTCGACCTCGACCACCAGCAGATCCGCCTGCGCGCCACCATCGGCATCACCCTGTTCCCCGAGGACGGCGACAGCACCGAGAAGCTGTTGCAAAAGGCCGAGCAGACCATGACCCTGGCCAAGGCCCGCTCGCGCAACCGCTACCAGTTCTACATCGCCAGCGTCGACAGCGAGATGCGCCGCCGCCGCGAGCTGGAAAAGGACCTGCGCGAAGCCCTGACGCGCAACCAGCTATACCTGGTGTACCAACCGCAGATCAGCTATCGCGACCACCGCGTGGTCGGCGTCGAAGCGTTGCTACGCTGGCAGCACCCGGAGCTGGGCATGGTCCCGCCCGACCAGTTCATCCCCCTGGCCGAGCAGAACGGCAGCATCATCAGCATCGGCGAGTGGGTGCTCGACCAGGCCTGCCGGCAGTTGCGCGATTGGCACGACCAGGGCTTCAGCGAACTGCGCATGGCGGTGAACCTGTCCACTGTGCAGTTGCACCACAACGAGCTGCCGCGGGTGGTCAACAACCTGCTGCAGGCCTACCGCCTGCCACCGCGCAGCCTGGAGCTGGAAGTCACCGAGACCGGCCTGATGGAAGACATCAGCACCGCCGCCCAACACTTGCTGAGCCTGCGCCGCTCCGGGGCCTTGATCGCCATCGACGACTTCGGCACCGGGTACTCCTCGCTCAGCTACCTGAAGTCGCTGCCGCTGGACAAGATCAAGATCGACAAGAGCTTCGTCCAGGACCTGCTCGACGACGATGACGACGCCACCATCGTTCGCGCCATCATCCAGCTGGGCAAGAGCCTGGGCATGCAGGTGATCGCCGAAGGCGTGGAAACCGCCGAACAGGAGACCTACATCATCGCCCAGGGCTGCCATGAGGGTCAGGGCTACCACTACAGCAAACCGCTTTCCGCGCGTGAACTGACCAACTTCCTCAAGCAGGCGCAACGCAACCAGGTTTCCGCGTTGTAA
- a CDS encoding LysE/ArgO family amino acid transporter, protein MWQSYLNGMLVAFGLIMAIGAQNAFVLAQSLRREHHLPVAALCIVCDALLVAAGVFGLATVLAHNPTLLAVARWGGALFLIWYGAKALRSACSKQSLQHQEGQGMRSRRAVLLSALAVTLLNPHVYLDTVLLIGSLGAQQTVPGAYVAGAASASLVWFSTLAIGAAWLAPWLARPATWRMLDLMVAVMMFAVAAQLIFN, encoded by the coding sequence ATGTGGCAAAGCTATCTCAACGGCATGCTGGTGGCCTTCGGCCTGATCATGGCCATCGGCGCGCAGAACGCCTTCGTCCTGGCACAAAGTCTGCGCCGTGAACACCACCTGCCCGTAGCCGCATTGTGCATCGTCTGCGATGCGCTGCTGGTCGCCGCCGGGGTATTCGGCCTGGCCACGGTGCTGGCGCACAACCCCACCTTGCTGGCCGTGGCCCGCTGGGGCGGTGCGCTGTTCCTGATCTGGTACGGCGCCAAGGCCCTGCGCAGCGCCTGCTCTAAACAGAGCCTGCAGCATCAGGAAGGCCAGGGCATGCGTTCGCGCCGCGCAGTGTTGCTCAGCGCCCTGGCGGTGACCCTGCTCAATCCGCACGTCTACCTCGATACCGTGTTGCTGATCGGCTCCCTCGGCGCCCAGCAGACCGTGCCCGGCGCCTACGTGGCCGGCGCCGCCAGCGCCTCGCTGGTATGGTTCTCGACCCTGGCGATCGGTGCCGCCTGGCTGGCGCCATGGCTGGCGCGCCCGGCGACCTGGCGCATGCTGGACCTGATGGTGGCGGTAATGATGTTCGCGGTGGCAGCGCAGTTGATCTTCAACTGA
- a CDS encoding LysR family transcriptional regulator ArgP yields the protein MFDYKLLAALAAVIEQGGFERAAQVLGLSQSAISQRIKLLEARVGQPVLVRATPPSPTEVGRQLLNHVQQVRLLERDLQRQVPALDEEGMPERLRIALNADSLATWWAGAVGPFCAEQQVLLDLVVEDQEVGLKRMRAGEVAACLCGSERPVAGARSLPLGSMRYRALASPAFMARYFPQGFAVERLARAPAVVFGPDDFLQHRYLASLGVQEGFLHHLCPSSEGFMRMTEAGLGWGLVPERQVTKQLARGELVEICTDTPIDVPLYWHHWRNGGQLLAQLTDHLRHSARAWLVPL from the coding sequence ATGTTCGACTACAAATTGCTCGCTGCCCTCGCTGCGGTGATCGAGCAAGGTGGTTTCGAGCGTGCGGCCCAGGTACTGGGGTTGTCGCAATCGGCCATCTCGCAACGCATCAAGCTGCTTGAAGCACGGGTTGGCCAGCCAGTGCTGGTGCGCGCCACGCCACCGAGCCCGACCGAAGTCGGGCGCCAGTTGCTCAACCATGTGCAGCAGGTGCGCCTGCTCGAGCGCGACCTGCAACGCCAGGTGCCGGCACTGGACGAAGAAGGCATGCCCGAGCGCCTGCGTATCGCCCTCAATGCCGACAGCCTGGCAACCTGGTGGGCCGGTGCGGTAGGCCCGTTCTGCGCCGAGCAGCAGGTGCTGCTCGACCTGGTGGTCGAGGATCAGGAGGTCGGTCTGAAGCGCATGCGCGCCGGCGAAGTGGCGGCCTGCCTATGTGGCAGCGAACGGCCGGTGGCCGGGGCGCGCAGCCTGCCGTTGGGCTCGATGCGCTATCGGGCGCTGGCCAGTCCCGCGTTCATGGCGCGTTACTTTCCCCAGGGGTTCGCGGTCGAGCGTCTGGCCCGTGCCCCGGCGGTCGTGTTCGGGCCGGACGATTTCCTGCAGCATCGCTACCTGGCGTCGTTGGGTGTGCAGGAGGGCTTCCTGCATCACCTGTGCCCCTCGTCCGAAGGTTTCATGCGCATGACCGAGGCTGGTCTTGGCTGGGGGCTGGTGCCGGAACGGCAGGTGACCAAGCAACTGGCGCGTGGCGAACTGGTGGAAATCTGTACAGATACACCCATCGATGTGCCGTTGTACTGGCATCATTGGCGCAACGGCGGGCAGTTGCTCGCCCAGTTGACCGACCACCTGCGCCATTCGGCGCGGGCCTGGCTGGTGCCCTTGTAG